In Desulfomonile tiedjei DSM 6799, a genomic segment contains:
- a CDS encoding DUF4178 domain-containing protein: protein MERRFHCPSCGAAHLVTNPGILMKICDYCRTAIYWDDESALRAGNKSLDLPLSARFKVGASGKLKKESFRVLGRLVYAHDTGTWNEWYVEMQDGSILWLSEDEGELFLEKPFTLTGPVPPFDDLKPGMEIALGPKIGVVEEIGEARCIGGEGEIPFQVEIGETYRYADGAGQDGSFSFGLEYDAGTGAPRAFIGRILELKSAKSSPEDKTAPESRVGLIIRCPSCGKPYEGARVSTTEMVVCEACGAGLDLTEAQAKVVGKNEDPEPLFTFPVGTPLTFDKVQYEVMGRLLYDEQEGTKHYRTFEYVLYNPDAGYLWLSEERGHFTLSSPFHGSVAIPPGIKPKQKVRVGQDTFKFYEQGTQSLKWVDGALPWRAVVGESTHYVHLVKPPECIDREKTGREIELFRGRYVSPEEMQAAVPKGRRIPSRGGVYSCQPYIPYASLVGLWKIACVFLILNVLLLTYSCTSEKKTAVLHEKITYDQYSKEHLTQPFAIKQDGTILRLAGHAPLKNSWLALDFAVVNAGESVVSEFSGDASYYYGTDSDGSWSEGSSNFSSYFKIKKAGTYKLLVHATGGSGINGPPMKEPIQISLYSDVTISWYFFIPLILAGLMTFAEPLGRLIFEARRWQQVAEDDDDD, encoded by the coding sequence ATGGAAAGACGATTTCACTGCCCATCGTGCGGAGCCGCACACCTGGTTACGAATCCCGGAATCCTGATGAAGATCTGCGATTATTGCCGGACCGCGATCTACTGGGATGACGAATCGGCTTTGCGCGCAGGTAACAAATCGTTGGATCTGCCTCTCTCAGCCCGATTCAAGGTGGGTGCATCGGGGAAACTCAAGAAGGAATCCTTTCGGGTACTCGGCCGGCTCGTATACGCCCACGACACTGGAACCTGGAACGAGTGGTACGTTGAGATGCAGGACGGGTCGATCCTGTGGCTAAGCGAGGATGAAGGCGAGCTCTTTCTGGAAAAACCATTTACTCTCACCGGACCTGTTCCTCCTTTTGACGATCTAAAGCCCGGAATGGAAATCGCCCTGGGCCCCAAGATCGGGGTAGTGGAAGAAATCGGGGAAGCACGGTGTATCGGCGGAGAAGGAGAGATTCCCTTTCAGGTGGAGATCGGTGAAACTTATCGTTATGCCGATGGAGCAGGACAGGACGGCAGCTTTTCTTTCGGCCTGGAATATGATGCCGGAACAGGTGCTCCCAGAGCTTTCATCGGACGCATCCTCGAGCTGAAATCAGCCAAGTCGAGCCCTGAAGACAAGACTGCTCCTGAAAGCAGAGTCGGCCTGATTATTCGATGCCCATCCTGCGGAAAGCCGTACGAAGGTGCGCGAGTCTCTACTACAGAAATGGTGGTTTGTGAGGCATGCGGAGCCGGGCTGGATCTCACCGAAGCGCAAGCCAAAGTGGTGGGAAAAAATGAAGATCCTGAGCCACTCTTTACTTTTCCCGTGGGAACACCTCTTACTTTTGACAAAGTACAGTACGAGGTCATGGGCAGACTGCTCTATGACGAGCAAGAAGGCACAAAACATTATCGTACTTTCGAATACGTCCTGTACAATCCCGATGCGGGCTATCTATGGCTTTCGGAGGAACGGGGCCATTTTACGTTGAGTTCACCGTTTCACGGTAGCGTGGCAATTCCTCCCGGAATTAAACCCAAGCAGAAAGTCAGAGTCGGTCAGGATACCTTCAAATTCTACGAGCAAGGCACTCAGTCCCTGAAATGGGTGGACGGAGCGCTCCCGTGGCGAGCCGTTGTCGGAGAATCCACCCATTATGTGCATCTGGTAAAGCCACCCGAGTGCATAGACCGCGAAAAAACCGGTAGAGAAATCGAGCTGTTCCGAGGGAGGTACGTCAGTCCTGAAGAAATGCAGGCCGCAGTACCGAAAGGGCGGAGGATTCCCTCCCGAGGTGGAGTGTACTCCTGCCAGCCTTACATTCCCTATGCATCGCTGGTAGGTCTCTGGAAGATTGCATGTGTTTTCCTGATCCTTAACGTGCTTCTGTTGACCTACAGTTGCACGAGTGAGAAAAAGACTGCGGTGCTCCACGAGAAAATAACGTACGATCAGTATTCCAAAGAACACCTGACTCAACCTTTTGCGATCAAACAGGATGGAACTATCTTGCGACTGGCAGGCCATGCCCCTTTGAAGAATTCCTGGCTTGCTCTGGATTTCGCGGTTGTTAACGCTGGAGAAAGCGTAGTCTCCGAATTCTCAGGGGACGCCAGTTACTACTATGGGACTGACTCAGACGGATCCTGGTCCGAGGGATCGTCCAATTTCAGCAGCTATTTCAAAATCAAGAAAGCGGGAACATACAAGTTGCTCGTTCATGCCACAGGAGGAAGCGGTATCAATGGTCCTCCCATGAAAGAGCCTATCCAGATTTCTTTGTATTCAGATGTTACGATTTCGTGGTATTTCTTCATTCCGCTGATTCTTGCCGGTCTGATGACTTTTGCCGAGCCCTTGGGAAGGCTCATTTTCGAAGCCAGACGATGGCAGCAAGTGGCGGAAGATGACGATGATGACTGA
- a CDS encoding DUF350 domain-containing protein, whose translation MEQFWHDLKPLAMLSTVIYSIIGLLVFVAALWIMDKVTPFSIQKEIEQDQNTALAIIMGSVFISLAIIIQAAIR comes from the coding sequence ATGGAACAATTCTGGCACGATTTGAAACCTTTGGCGATGCTCAGCACAGTAATTTACAGCATCATCGGACTTCTGGTGTTCGTTGCAGCGCTCTGGATTATGGATAAAGTAACCCCGTTTTCCATTCAAAAGGAAATCGAGCAGGATCAGAATACTGCGCTGGCAATCATCATGGGATCGGTATTTATCTCTCTGGCAATCATTATCCAGGCAGCGATAAGGTAG
- a CDS encoding acyl-CoA dehydratase activase, producing MIRYTGGVDVGSCTTKAVILDAQSQMIGSRVVYSGTDFEAAALEAWSAALQSAGLHNGDVRHVVSTGYGRKSVPFATSDRTEISCHGRGCLHFFQGPITIIDIGGQDNKIIKLDASGQRVSFKMNRKCAAGTGAFLEEMALRLRLPLDKLDRLARTATGEVVLGSYCTVFSATEVLEKIKAGYPVDRIVRGLFRSVLKRIMEMDTLTDTVVLTGGVIEHNPFLAEMLQEHADVPIQISPHPQIMGALGAALYAAE from the coding sequence ATGATTCGGTACACCGGTGGAGTAGATGTAGGCTCTTGCACGACGAAGGCAGTCATTCTGGACGCTCAGTCTCAGATGATAGGCAGTCGCGTCGTATATTCCGGAACGGATTTCGAAGCCGCAGCTCTGGAAGCGTGGTCTGCAGCTCTGCAAAGCGCCGGATTGCATAACGGTGATGTGCGGCACGTTGTCTCCACAGGATACGGTCGCAAGAGTGTGCCGTTTGCCACTTCCGACCGCACCGAAATATCGTGTCACGGTAGAGGTTGCCTGCATTTCTTTCAAGGACCGATTACCATTATCGACATAGGCGGACAGGACAATAAGATCATAAAGCTCGATGCATCCGGCCAGAGGGTCAGTTTCAAAATGAACCGGAAATGCGCTGCAGGCACGGGCGCTTTCCTGGAAGAAATGGCTCTACGGCTCCGCTTGCCTCTGGATAAATTGGATCGGCTTGCTCGAACCGCAACGGGTGAAGTCGTGCTCGGAAGTTACTGCACGGTGTTTTCCGCTACCGAGGTCCTGGAGAAGATCAAAGCCGGTTATCCTGTCGACCGCATCGTAAGGGGTTTGTTCCGATCCGTTCTCAAACGGATCATGGAGATGGATACGCTCACCGATACGGTTGTGCTCACCGGAGGAGTCATCGAACACAATCCGTTTCTTGCCGAGATGCTCCAGGAACATGCCGATGTTCCCATTCAGATATCACCTCATCCTCAGATTATGGGTGCTCTGGGGGCCGCCCTCTACGCTGCAGAATAG
- a CDS encoding cobyrinate a,c-diamide synthase produces the protein MASSIRTPRIVLAALRGGAGKTLLSVGIVAALRKRGCRIGVFKKGPDYIDAGWLGLAADAVCHNLDPYLFSRETLLSSFLEKSQGMEIAIIEGNRGLFDGVDAQGSFSTAELSKTLKAPAILIIDTTKMTRTAAALALGCCALDPSLELKGIILNRVGGSRHERVVTEAIEHAVSVPVIGCVRKLSLDNFPQRHLGLLPLHEHPGALDFIRDAAAVAEQSINLDRLVDIAGQAGELALEQLSLPNRRSDHYSGIRIGVIRDSAFQFYYPENLEALSNQGAELVFISALKPEALPDVHAVYIGGGFPETHAEQLAENTIFKRSLYEAVERGLPVYAECGGLMYLCRTLRIDERVYPMTGVFQVDTVLERKPQGLGYIQVEVTGANPFFRKGDRLTGHEFHYSSLRGRLPDWMYSFAVLRGQGMDGRRDGLCRLNALGTYMHLHALGEPRWAQGLLRKAAEFKISCEDSRRLAMTL, from the coding sequence ATGGCGTCATCCATTAGAACGCCCAGAATAGTGCTGGCCGCACTCAGGGGAGGGGCAGGAAAAACCCTCCTGAGTGTCGGGATTGTCGCGGCTCTGCGAAAGCGGGGATGCAGGATCGGCGTTTTCAAGAAAGGGCCGGATTATATCGATGCGGGCTGGCTCGGGCTTGCAGCCGATGCGGTGTGTCATAATCTCGATCCGTACCTGTTTTCCAGAGAAACGCTGTTGAGCTCCTTCCTGGAGAAATCCCAGGGCATGGAAATCGCCATAATAGAAGGAAACAGAGGCCTTTTCGACGGAGTTGACGCTCAGGGTAGCTTCAGTACCGCGGAACTGTCAAAAACACTGAAAGCTCCCGCGATCTTGATAATAGATACCACGAAGATGACCCGAACGGCTGCTGCACTGGCACTCGGTTGTTGCGCTCTGGACCCGAGCCTGGAACTAAAGGGAATCATCCTTAATCGTGTGGGCGGATCACGGCATGAGCGAGTGGTTACCGAAGCGATCGAGCACGCAGTCTCCGTCCCGGTCATAGGATGTGTGAGAAAGCTGTCCCTGGACAACTTTCCCCAGCGACATCTCGGCCTGCTGCCTCTTCACGAGCATCCCGGAGCATTGGATTTCATCCGCGATGCCGCCGCGGTAGCGGAACAGAGCATTAATCTGGACAGACTTGTGGACATTGCCGGGCAAGCCGGAGAACTGGCTTTGGAACAGCTCTCGCTGCCGAACAGGAGATCCGACCATTATTCGGGAATAAGAATCGGAGTAATCAGAGATTCCGCGTTTCAGTTCTATTATCCTGAGAATCTGGAAGCCCTGAGCAATCAAGGAGCGGAACTCGTTTTCATAAGTGCGCTGAAACCCGAGGCGTTACCGGATGTTCACGCCGTGTATATTGGCGGAGGATTTCCGGAAACCCACGCGGAGCAGTTGGCTGAAAACACCATTTTCAAACGATCTTTGTATGAAGCTGTGGAGAGAGGGCTGCCCGTTTATGCAGAATGCGGCGGTTTGATGTATCTTTGCAGGACTCTCCGAATAGACGAAAGAGTCTACCCGATGACAGGCGTGTTTCAGGTTGACACGGTTCTCGAAAGAAAGCCACAGGGTCTGGGGTACATTCAGGTTGAAGTCACCGGGGCGAATCCATTTTTTCGCAAAGGAGACCGCCTCACCGGGCATGAGTTTCATTACTCTTCACTAAGAGGGAGACTTCCGGATTGGATGTATTCGTTTGCAGTGCTGAGAGGGCAAGGAATGGATGGACGGCGTGACGGACTTTGCAGATTGAATGCCCTGGGAACTTACATGCACCTTCATGCTCTCGGAGAACCACGCTGGGCGCAGGGTCTTTTGCGCAAAGCTGCTGAATTCAAGATTTCATGCGAAGATTCCCGTCGGCTCGCGATGACCCTTTAA
- a CDS encoding MBL fold metallo-hydrolase, whose translation MFIKFWGVHGSLPRPGPTTLKFGGNTACVEVRCDKTLIIFDAGTGIRELGEAMCKSFRTTPRKICGHIFFSHLHWDHVQGFPFFAPAFTNGNEFHLYGGKDLSSTIHRIMREQMDYPNFPVRLDELAAMLTFHNLDPGEQVSIDGALVQAERLNHPGGSFGYRLEFCSKTVVYASDTEHMEGIHPEMLKLAADADILIYDSMFTPEQYLGLWDDISRQSWGHSTWEAAVELAVAARVKRLILFHHGNSDDLVEEIERKAQQKFPNSQAAYEGLEIEL comes from the coding sequence ATGTTTATCAAATTTTGGGGAGTTCACGGCAGCTTGCCCCGTCCCGGGCCTACCACACTGAAATTTGGCGGCAATACTGCATGCGTCGAGGTTCGTTGCGACAAGACCCTGATCATCTTTGACGCGGGAACCGGAATACGGGAACTCGGCGAAGCTATGTGCAAAAGCTTCAGAACCACTCCGCGAAAAATTTGCGGCCACATTTTCTTTTCTCACCTGCATTGGGACCATGTTCAAGGATTTCCCTTCTTTGCCCCGGCTTTCACCAATGGAAACGAGTTCCATCTGTACGGCGGAAAAGACTTGAGTTCCACGATACATCGGATCATGCGAGAACAGATGGACTATCCCAATTTTCCGGTTCGGTTGGATGAACTGGCTGCAATGCTGACTTTCCACAATCTGGATCCGGGAGAACAAGTCTCGATCGACGGTGCGCTTGTACAAGCCGAGCGGCTCAATCATCCCGGCGGCAGCTTCGGATACCGCCTTGAATTCTGCTCGAAAACCGTGGTCTATGCGAGCGACACCGAACACATGGAAGGCATACACCCCGAAATGCTGAAGCTTGCAGCGGATGCGGACATTCTGATTTACGACAGTATGTTTACGCCAGAGCAGTATCTCGGACTGTGGGATGATATCTCACGACAATCGTGGGGACACAGCACATGGGAAGCAGCCGTGGAATTAGCTGTTGCAGCCAGAGTGAAGCGCCTGATTCTCTTTCATCACGGAAACAGCGACGATCTCGTCGAGGAAATCGAACGTAAAGCCCAGCAAAAATTCCCTAATAGTCAAGCCGCATACGAAGGTCTCGAAATAGAATTGTAG
- the yedF gene encoding sulfurtransferase-like selenium metabolism protein YedF: MGEVQTVDCRGLSCPQPVLETRKALEESVASQLRILVDNITSRENVKRFASSQGLGVQVREMGADEFELLLERVQDTASPENKPTESQSSPVEQESLNGKNVVYVGNDCMGRGDDELGRKLIRGFLRTLIDVAPVPWKIIFINAGVKLTTLDEEAVEAISVLADRGVEILSCGTCLEHFGLVDRLKVGRVTNMFEVIESLNGATKVISPD; the protein is encoded by the coding sequence ATGGGTGAAGTACAAACGGTTGATTGCCGCGGTCTCTCATGTCCTCAACCCGTGTTGGAGACAAGGAAGGCTCTTGAAGAATCGGTTGCCTCCCAACTGAGAATTCTCGTGGACAATATTACGTCCCGTGAAAACGTGAAGAGATTTGCCTCGAGCCAGGGTTTGGGCGTTCAGGTACGTGAGATGGGGGCTGACGAATTCGAGTTACTGTTGGAACGAGTTCAGGATACGGCATCTCCCGAAAATAAGCCCACGGAATCGCAATCTTCTCCAGTGGAGCAAGAATCCCTGAACGGCAAGAACGTAGTGTACGTGGGCAACGACTGCATGGGCCGCGGCGACGATGAACTCGGTCGAAAGCTCATTCGCGGATTCCTGCGCACGTTGATCGATGTCGCACCTGTTCCATGGAAAATCATCTTCATTAATGCGGGAGTGAAACTGACGACACTGGACGAAGAGGCTGTTGAAGCTATTTCCGTCCTGGCAGACAGAGGCGTTGAGATTCTCTCTTGCGGGACTTGTCTCGAACACTTCGGCCTTGTGGATCGACTCAAAGTGGGACGCGTTACCAACATGTTCGAGGTAATCGAATCTCTCAACGGCGCGACAAAGGTGATTTCTCCGGATTGA
- a CDS encoding ATP-binding protein, with the protein MMDTIHFSLANNFDELTRLMSSAEDFLRSRQIPERTIYCVNLILEEVVTNVIKYAFKDEWAHEIQLMLSLQESEVTIRCEDDGCAFDPLSLPPPQLHDSIMDCTEGGLGIYLVRQTAHSMNYLRENGKNILTITIK; encoded by the coding sequence ATGATGGACACGATACACTTCAGTTTGGCGAATAATTTCGACGAACTCACTCGTTTAATGTCGTCCGCGGAGGATTTTCTCCGTTCAAGGCAAATTCCGGAGCGGACTATCTACTGTGTAAACCTCATTCTGGAAGAGGTGGTTACGAACGTAATCAAATATGCGTTCAAGGACGAATGGGCGCACGAAATACAGTTGATGCTCTCTTTGCAGGAGTCTGAAGTTACCATCAGATGCGAAGACGACGGCTGTGCGTTCGACCCGCTCTCACTTCCGCCGCCACAACTCCATGATTCAATTATGGATTGTACTGAAGGCGGACTGGGGATTTACCTTGTGCGGCAAACTGCGCATTCGATGAACTATCTGCGAGAAAATGGCAAAAACATTCTTACGATCACGATCAAGTGA
- the proC gene encoding pyrroline-5-carboxylate reductase, translating into MQHIGVIGAGNMGFALIRGFVSSGKSLGEHIRVFDVDQTRLSVLKNEFGVVPVTTLTDVATTDTEILIVAIKPQIMPAVLDELASHIGETKLVISIAAGISTRTMLSRLSQRARVIRVMPNAPAMVGFGAAALCKAGGADQKDMDVALDLFSAVGVAVAVDEKYMNVVTALSGSGPGYLFPIMEAFTDGAVRMGLDRVTARALTVQTFLGSAKMAETGASFSELKDRITSPGGTTIAGLQEMERAGLRGILMDVIEAATNRAQELDKD; encoded by the coding sequence TTGCAACATATCGGTGTAATCGGCGCAGGAAACATGGGTTTCGCCCTTATTAGAGGATTTGTGTCATCGGGCAAATCTTTGGGTGAACACATTCGAGTCTTTGACGTGGACCAAACCCGGTTAAGCGTGCTCAAGAACGAGTTCGGCGTGGTGCCGGTAACAACATTGACTGATGTTGCGACAACCGATACCGAGATACTCATTGTAGCGATCAAACCGCAAATCATGCCCGCTGTGCTGGATGAGCTTGCGTCACATATCGGCGAAACGAAACTCGTGATTTCCATAGCCGCAGGGATATCTACCCGAACTATGCTTTCGCGTCTTTCCCAGCGCGCTCGCGTCATCCGAGTGATGCCGAATGCACCCGCAATGGTGGGATTCGGTGCAGCAGCACTGTGCAAAGCCGGAGGAGCGGATCAGAAAGATATGGACGTCGCTCTGGATCTGTTCTCTGCCGTCGGAGTCGCAGTTGCGGTGGACGAAAAGTACATGAACGTGGTGACAGCCCTTTCAGGAAGCGGGCCGGGGTACCTTTTTCCGATCATGGAGGCATTTACCGACGGAGCTGTCCGTATGGGACTCGATCGGGTTACCGCGCGGGCTTTGACAGTGCAAACCTTCCTGGGTTCCGCAAAAATGGCGGAAACCGGTGCGTCCTTCAGCGAGCTGAAAGATCGGATCACGTCTCCTGGCGGAACAACCATTGCCGGATTGCAGGAGATGGAACGGGCCGGATTACGGGGAATCCTCATGGACGTCATCGAAGCGGCCACAAACCGAGCCCAGGAGCTGGATAAAGATTAG
- a CDS encoding 2-hydroxyacyl-CoA dehydratase subunit D, translating to MAEVRKSIAATSHMKRLMADYFTSLDTAKKNGSPKIAWCTSVGPAELLHAMGFQVYYPENHGALLGATRLATDFIPLANAIGYSPDICSYLTSDVGAYLKGITPLTKAYGLESVPKADVLVYNTNQCRDVQDWFAFYAREWNVPIVGLHTHRNIKSVDDHHIADLVAQLKEMIPILEEVSGNRFDIDRLREVVGLSLECTRLWRQVLECGATIPAPLTFFDTSIHMAPAVVLRGLPEAVEYYKLLLSELHERIENKVAAIEGERHRIYWDGMPIWGKLRDLSELFTSLKTNIVASTYCNSWIFDAFDPAQPLESMARAYTELFIVRDETYKEAYMDAWITKFSVDGVIFHDAKTCPNNSNSRYCMPQRMTQRLKVPTLVINGDLNDLRCYSEEQAKTNIEAFIEQLDEKK from the coding sequence ATGGCAGAAGTACGAAAATCCATTGCTGCAACATCTCATATGAAGAGACTCATGGCGGATTATTTCACGTCATTGGACACGGCCAAGAAAAACGGCAGTCCCAAAATTGCATGGTGCACTTCCGTCGGACCGGCTGAGCTCCTGCATGCAATGGGATTCCAGGTATATTATCCTGAGAATCATGGTGCTCTCCTGGGCGCGACCCGGTTGGCAACCGACTTCATTCCCCTGGCCAATGCAATCGGTTATTCTCCGGACATCTGTTCGTACTTGACATCGGATGTGGGCGCTTATCTCAAAGGAATAACTCCCCTCACAAAAGCGTACGGGCTCGAATCGGTTCCGAAGGCGGACGTCCTCGTTTACAACACGAATCAGTGCCGGGACGTGCAGGATTGGTTTGCATTCTATGCGAGAGAATGGAACGTGCCGATAGTCGGATTGCACACCCACCGAAATATCAAGTCCGTCGACGATCATCACATTGCCGATCTGGTCGCACAACTCAAGGAGATGATTCCCATTCTCGAAGAAGTGTCCGGGAATCGCTTCGATATAGATCGCCTGCGTGAAGTGGTCGGACTCTCTCTTGAGTGTACCCGCCTGTGGCGTCAGGTGCTTGAATGTGGAGCTACCATTCCGGCGCCGTTGACGTTTTTCGACACCAGCATTCACATGGCTCCGGCTGTTGTGCTCAGGGGTTTGCCGGAGGCAGTCGAATATTACAAACTTCTCTTGAGTGAATTGCACGAACGCATTGAGAACAAAGTTGCCGCCATAGAAGGCGAGCGCCATAGAATCTACTGGGATGGTATGCCTATTTGGGGCAAGCTTCGTGATCTCAGTGAGCTGTTTACGTCACTCAAAACCAATATCGTTGCTTCCACGTACTGCAATAGCTGGATTTTCGATGCATTCGACCCTGCTCAGCCGCTGGAATCCATGGCACGCGCATATACCGAGCTGTTCATCGTACGGGATGAAACCTACAAAGAAGCATACATGGATGCGTGGATCACCAAGTTTTCCGTGGACGGCGTCATTTTCCATGATGCCAAGACCTGTCCGAACAACAGCAATAGCAGGTATTGCATGCCTCAGCGAATGACGCAACGATTGAAGGTTCCCACTCTCGTTATAAACGGCGACCTGAACGACCTCCGGTGTTATTCCGAAGAACAGGCCAAGACCAATATCGAGGCTTTCATAGAGCAGCTCGACGAAAAGAAATGA
- a CDS encoding polyamine aminopropyltransferase has translation MAPRFPGVFLLAAVFIVAVCGLVYELIAASLSSYLLGGSITQFSIVIGVFLSAMGLGSYLTRYVETRLSDAFVAIQIGIGLSGGLSAAVLLLTFSFLSSYLPVLICVLTVTGTLVGMEIPLLIRILRSHEALRLTVSNVLALDYIGALIASCAFPLLLVPHLGILRTSFLFGLVNVGVSAVAIRVMGHMLKKKRALAVAAGICAAILTVGFIGSGAFTSFTENALYQDNIILVRQTPYQRIVITKWHSDVRMFIDGGLQFSSVDEHRYHEALIHPAMSALPGAARALVLGGGDGMAVRELLKYSHIKSIDLVDLDPEVIGLFREKPLLAGLSNNALSDPRVKVHIQDAGKFLEESEEFWDVIFLDLPDPNTLSLARLYTKSFYKLLSRHLNAGGIAVTQATSPFYAPEAFWCIVKTWEETPLGPEGNGRFHVYPYHAYVPSFGDWGFVMASQRGLDPGMLELEKNVPLKFLNDDVLHSLFLFPQDYKPVRDIAANRLDDQVLVKYYRQGWRRFGS, from the coding sequence ATGGCCCCTCGCTTTCCGGGAGTATTTCTCCTTGCCGCGGTGTTCATTGTTGCAGTGTGCGGCTTGGTATATGAGCTTATAGCTGCCTCGCTCTCCAGTTATCTCCTGGGCGGTTCCATAACCCAGTTCTCCATAGTCATTGGAGTATTCCTTTCGGCAATGGGACTCGGGTCCTACCTGACCCGTTATGTGGAAACCCGTCTTTCCGATGCATTCGTGGCCATCCAAATCGGGATCGGGCTTTCGGGCGGATTGTCTGCGGCAGTGCTGCTGCTGACGTTTTCTTTCCTCTCATCGTATCTTCCTGTTCTGATTTGTGTCTTGACCGTAACGGGAACGCTGGTGGGCATGGAAATTCCCCTGCTCATTCGGATCCTGCGCAGCCACGAAGCTCTTCGACTCACGGTTTCCAATGTTTTGGCTCTGGACTATATCGGTGCCCTGATCGCGTCCTGCGCATTTCCGCTCTTGCTGGTCCCTCATTTGGGCATACTCCGGACCAGCTTCCTGTTCGGGCTCGTAAACGTGGGAGTTTCAGCAGTCGCCATTCGGGTCATGGGGCACATGCTCAAGAAGAAGCGTGCTCTTGCAGTTGCTGCGGGAATTTGTGCAGCGATACTGACAGTCGGCTTTATCGGCTCCGGAGCATTCACATCATTCACGGAAAACGCTCTGTATCAGGATAATATCATCCTTGTGCGACAGACACCGTACCAGAGGATCGTAATCACCAAATGGCACAGCGATGTACGAATGTTCATCGATGGCGGTCTGCAATTCTCCAGTGTTGACGAGCACCGCTATCATGAAGCTCTCATCCATCCCGCAATGTCTGCATTACCCGGAGCCGCCCGTGCTCTGGTGCTCGGAGGCGGAGACGGAATGGCTGTGCGGGAACTGCTCAAGTATTCGCACATAAAGAGCATCGATCTGGTCGATCTCGATCCCGAGGTCATCGGTCTGTTCCGTGAAAAACCTTTGCTCGCAGGCTTGTCGAATAATGCGCTTTCAGACCCGAGAGTGAAGGTACACATTCAGGATGCAGGAAAATTCCTTGAGGAATCCGAGGAATTCTGGGATGTGATTTTTCTGGATTTACCGGACCCGAACACACTTTCCTTGGCACGACTCTATACCAAAAGTTTCTATAAGCTGCTTTCCAGGCATTTGAACGCAGGCGGAATTGCGGTCACTCAGGCGACCAGTCCTTTCTATGCTCCCGAGGCCTTCTGGTGCATCGTGAAAACCTGGGAAGAAACTCCTCTTGGGCCGGAAGGAAACGGCCGATTCCATGTCTATCCGTACCATGCGTACGTACCGTCTTTCGGAGATTGGGGATTCGTTATGGCATCACAAAGGGGCCTCGACCCCGGAATGCTCGAACTGGAAAAGAACGTCCCACTCAAATTCCTTAATGATGATGTTCTACATAGTCTGTTTCTCTTTCCGCAAGACTACAAGCCGGTTCGGGATATTGCAGCGAATCGTCTCGACGATCAGGTCCTGGTAAAATATTACCGGCAAGGATGGCGCCGTTTTGGATCGTGA
- a CDS encoding STAS domain-containing protein: MELKVTEKEAYLTRIALSGKLDVAGEAEIGDEFRRIAEVNNTSLLIDMSAVTYLASLGIRLLFAAAKALASSRNKLVVLNPQPMVEETLLNSGTAKFIPVTHDEKEALAILAG, translated from the coding sequence ATGGAGCTGAAAGTCACGGAAAAAGAAGCATATCTGACACGAATTGCATTGTCCGGAAAGCTCGACGTCGCGGGCGAAGCCGAAATAGGAGATGAATTCAGACGCATTGCGGAAGTCAACAACACCTCATTGCTCATTGATATGAGCGCTGTAACGTATCTCGCATCGCTTGGAATCCGCTTGTTGTTTGCCGCTGCCAAAGCGCTTGCGTCATCCCGGAACAAGCTAGTGGTTCTTAATCCTCAGCCGATGGTGGAAGAAACCCTGCTGAATTCCGGTACCGCGAAATTCATACCCGTAACGCATGACGAGAAGGAGGCCCTGGCGATTCTTGCAGGCTGA